From the Brassica napus cultivar Da-Ae chromosome A8, Da-Ae, whole genome shotgun sequence genome, one window contains:
- the LOC106360173 gene encoding transcription factor MYB106-like — MGRKTWFNDDGMKKGEWIAEEDEKLIAYINEHGMCDWRSIPKRAGLQRCGKSCRLRWLNYLRPGIKRGKFTPQEEEKIIKVHGVLGNRWAAIAKHMENRTDNDIKNHWNSCLKKRLSRNGIDPMTHEPVNNNLTVTTTYVECGSSSTTTWPTRENHCSSTPSGLVCVLNKLAAGISSRQYDLNIIKNILLDPRITSSEQDEEEVLKRDQEIGGCEEEDFLIWDDEEVRRYMETDDIEYETTPYVSLLYESTRIF, encoded by the exons ATGGGGAGGAAGACATGGTTTAACGACGACGGGATGAAGAAAGGAGAGTGGATAGCGGAGGAAGACGAAAAGCTCATCGCTTACATCAATGAGCATGGCATGTGTGATTGGCGTTCAATCCCCAAAAGAGCTG GTTTGCAGAGGTGTGGAAAGAGCTGCAGATTAAGGTGGCTTAATTACCTAAGGCCTGGGATTAAAAGAGGCAAATTCACTCCTCAGGAAGAAGAAAAGATCATCAAAGTTCATGGTGTTCTCGGAAACAG GTGGGCAGCCATTGCGAAGCATATGGAGAATCGAACAGACAACGACATCAAGAACCATTGGAACTCCTGTCTCAAGAAAAGACTATCGAGGAACGGAATTGACCCGATGACCCATGAGCCCGTCAACAATAACCTCACCGTCACGACCACTTACGTAGAATGTGGTAGCTCTTCTACGACTACGTGGCCAACGAGGGAAAACCATTGTTCCTCCACACCTTCCGGCTTGGTTTGTGTCCTGAACAAGCTCGCTGCAGGTATCTCATCTAGACAATACGATCTCAACATAATCAAGAACATCTTGTTGGACCCGAGAATCACAAGCAGTGagcaagatgaagaagaagtgttaAAGAGGGATCAGGAGATTGGTggttgtgaagaagaagattttcTGATATGGGACGATGAGGAAGTTAGGCGTTATATGGAGACTGACGATATAGAGTACGAGACGACGCCGTACGTGTCCCTCTTGTACGAAAGTACTCGCATCTTCTGA
- the LOC106361983 gene encoding protein IMPAIRED IN BABA-INDUCED STERILITY 1 translates to MGCVSSKQTVSVTPAIDHSGVFKNNNACSGSGRILDEEPSPAVEKKLVSWRSKSGKKSSSKKKSGGSELGTESGRASSNCRSESLSFRLGNLSKYLEAEQVAAGWPSWLSNVAGEAIHGWVPFRSDAFEKLEKIGQGTYSSVFRARETETGRIVALKKVKFDNFEPESVRFMAREILILRRLDHPNVIKLQGLVTSKLSCNIHLVFEYMEHDLTGLLSSPDISFTTPQIKCYMKQLLSGLDHCHARGVMHRDIKGSNLLVNNEGVLKVADFGLANFCNASGSNKQPLTSRVVTLWYRPPELLLGATEYGASVDLWSVGCVFAELLLKKPVLQGRTEVEQLHKIFKLCGSPPADYWKKSKLPHAMLFKPQQHYDGCLRETLKDLSEADVTLIETLLSVEPHKRGTASAALVSQYFTSEPFACDPSSLPVYSPSKEIDAKHREDATRKKISGNGRRGTEVRKPTRKPPAFAKLPPPNCVQDARRPSQTLQKRYGHSVHNSIDSDASLYGKLQNPSSEHEKEEASHVKHASQGDVPFSGPLQVSVSSGFAWAKRRKDGSHNRSLSRGYIPNLLGPSPAFSESTDVESKINENEKEEKDSQDREAYEMLKLSMLKKWRQLERPDSFDASDEYHSQELSLALYQREEKAAKLNHLGYEDNDEKIEFSGPLLSQSYGVDELLKRQERQIRQLVRKSLFQKVKKQGK, encoded by the exons ATGGGTTGTGTCAGCTCGAAGCAAACCGTCTCCGTAACGCCAGCGATCGATCACTCAGGAGTGTTCAAGAACAACAATGCTTGTTCCGGGTCGGGTCGAATTCTGGACGAGGAGCCTTCTCCGGCGGTGGAGAAGAAGCTCGTTTCTTGGAGGAGCAAGAGCGGCAAGAAGAGCAGCAGCAAGAAGAAGAGCGGCGGCAGCGAGTTAGGGACCGAGTCGGGCCGAGCGAGTTCGAATTGCAGGAGCGAGTCGTTGAGTTTCCGCCTCGGTAACTTGAGCAAGTACTTGGAAGCTGAGCAGGTCGCCGCCGGCTGGCCTTCCTGGCTGAGCAACGTCGCGGGCGAAGCTATTCACGGCTGGGTCCCGTTCCGTTCCGACGCTTTCGAAAAACTAGAAAAG ATTGGTCAAGGGACGTATAGTAGCGTGTTCCGAGCACGAGAGACTGAAACAGGGAGGATAGTGGCTTTAAAGAAAGTAAAGTTCGACAATTTCGAGCCGGAGAGTGTTAGGTTCATGGCAAGAGAGATTCTGATACTCAGGAGACTGGATCATCCCAACGTCATCAAACTCCAAGGCTTGGTTACTTCAAAGCTCTCTTGCAACATACATCTCGTCTTCGAGTACATGGAGCATGACCTCACCGGTCTTCTCTCAAGCCCTGACATCAGCTTCACAACCCCACAG ATTAAGTGTTATATGAAACAATTGTTGTCTGGACTTGACCACTGTCACGCACGAGGTGTGATGCACCGGGACATCAAGGGTTCAAATCTTCTGGTGAACAATGAAGGAGTTTTAAAGGTTGCTGACTTTGGGCTAGCTAACTTTTGCAATGCTTCTGGGAGTAATAAGCAGCCTCTTACAAGTAGAGTTGTGACTCTATGGTACCGTCCTCCTGAGCTTTTGCTTGGTGCAACGGAGTACGGAGCTTCTGTTGATTTGTGGAGCGTTGGCTGTGTTTTCGCCGAGCTTCTCCTCAAGAAACCTGTTCTGCAAGGAAGAACCGAG GTGGAACAGTTGCACAAGATATTCAAACTATGTGGATCTCCACCTGCTGATTACTGGAAGAAGTCCAAACTTCCTCATGCAATGCTGTTCAAACCGCAGCAGCATTATGATGGGTGTCTCCGAGAGACCTTGAAAGATTTGTCTGAAGCTGACGTCACTCTTATAGAAACTCTTCTTTCTGTAGAGCCACACAAACGTGGGACTGCTTCTGCTGCCCTTGTTTCTCAG tATTTCACTTCAGAGCCTTTTGCTTGTGATCCCTCAAGCTTGCCTGTATACTCTCCTAGCAAGGAGATTGATGCAAAGCACCGTGAAGATGCAACAAG GAAAAAGATCAGTGGGAATGGGAGACGTGGGACAGAAGTAAGGAAGCCAACGAGAAAGCCACCTGCATTTGCTAAACTGCCACCACCTAACTGCGTGCAGGACGCACGACGTCCTTCCCAAACTCTCCAGAAACGTTATGGCCATTCAGTTCACAACTCCATCGATAGCGATGCAAGTTTATATGGGAAACTGCAAAACCCATCATCAGAACATGAGAAAGAAGAAGCTTCTCATGTGAAGCACGCGTCACAAGGAGATGTACCATTCTCAGGGCCTTTGCAAGTCTCTGTATCAAGCGGTTTTGCATGGGCTAAGCGACGAAAAGATGGATCACATAATAGATCTCTCTCAAGAGGTTACATTCCTAACCTGTTGGGACCTTCTCCTGCTTTCAGTGAGAGCACTGACGTTGAGTCTAAGATCAATGAGAatgaaaaggaagaaaaggaTTCCCAAGACCGTGAGGCATATGAGATGTTGAAGCTTTCAATGCTGAAGAAGTGGAGACAGCTTGAACGTCCAGATTCTTTTGATGCTTCAGATGAGTATCATTCACAGGAACTATCGTTGGCGCTTTatcagagagaagagaaggcaGCAAAACTGAATCACTTG GGTTATGAAGACAATGATGAGAAAATAGAATTCTCGGGGCCCTTGTTGTCTCAATCTTATGGAGTTGATGAGCTTTTGAAACGCCAAGAACGCCAGATTCGCCAGTTAGTTCGAAAATCTTTGTTCCAGAAAG TGAAGAAACAAGGGAAATGA
- the LOC106361985 gene encoding PLASMODESMATA CALLOSE-BINDING PROTEIN 3, with amino-acid sequence MAVVVLAVILLSMVGHSSGTWCVCREGLSEAMLQKTLDYACGAGADCGPIHQNGPCFNPNTVKSHCSYAVNSFFQKKRQSQGTCDFAGTATVSASDPSYTTCAFPASASGSGTMTPVTTTPSTRVPTTTNTRPYTVTPSTGGGLGIPAGGFNPDYTDPSYSFGSKLQSPRATTLFFLFMLFYLLI; translated from the exons ATGGCTGTTGTTGTTCTTGCTGTGATTTTGTTGTCTATGGTTGGTCACTCAA GTGGGACATGGTGTGTATGCAGAGAAGGATTAAGCGAAGCAATGCTACAGAAGACATTGGACTACGCATGTGGCGCAGGAGCTGACTGTGGACCCATTCACCAGAACGGACCTTGCTTTAACCCAAACACCGTCAAGTCTCACTGCTCCTACGCAGTCAACAGCTTCTTTCAGAAGAAACGTCAGTCTCAGGGAACTTGTGACTTCGCCGGCACAGCCACCGTCTCAGCCTCTGATCCCA GCTACACTACTTGTGCTTTTCCTGCAAGTGCCAG TGGAAGTGGGACAATGACACCAGTGACGACAACACCATCGACAAGAGTCCCTACGACAACTAATACAAGACCCTACACAGTCACACCTTCAACAGGAGGTGGTTTAGGGATTCCAGCCGGTGGTTTCAACCCAGACTACACTGATCCATCTTATTCCTTTGGATCCAAACTCCAAAGCCCAAGAGCCaccactttattttttttattcatgctCTTCTACTTGTTGATCTAG
- the LOC106361984 gene encoding phosphoserine phosphatase, chloroplastic: protein MEALLTSRVVPVQVPCRKLSSLSADLSCLELRRYPVRRGSVSIMSYSRLVRPVTASVQPQRVSALGNEGNTVPSKEILDLWRGVEAVCFDVDSTVCVDEGIDELAEFCGAGKAVAEWTARAMGGSVPFEEALAARLSLFKPSLSKVDEYLQKTPPRLSPGIEELVKKLRANKIDVYLISGGFRQMINPVASVLGIPRENIFANNLLFGNSGEFVGFDEKEPTSRSGGKAKAVQHIRKGRSYKTMAMIGDGATDLEARRPGGADLFICYAGVQLREAVAAQADWLIFNFEPLINSLD, encoded by the exons ATGGAAGCGTTACTTACTTCAAGGGTTGTTCCAGTTCAAGTTCCTTGTAGAAAGCTCTCATCTTTATCTGCTGATTTGTCTTGCCTTGAGTTAAGGAGATATCCTGTTAGAAGAGGAAGTGTCTCGATCATGAGCTATTCCAGATTGGTCCGTCCAGTGACTGCTTCTGTGCAGCCGCAGAGGGTGTCGGCTTTGGGGAATGAAGGCAACACTGTTCCTTCTAAAG AGATTCTCGATCTTTGGAGAGGTGTTGAAGCTGTATGCTTCGATGTGGATAGCACGGTATGTGTGGATGAAGGCATTGATGAACTTGCAGAGTTCTGTGGAGCTGGAAAGGCTGTTGCTGAATGGACTGCCAG AGCAATGGGTGGAtctgttccatttgaagaagctCTAGCCGCAAGACTTTCTTTGTTCAAGCCTTCTCTTTCCAAAGTTGATGAATATCTCCAAAAGACACCCCCGAG GCTATCCCCTGGCATTGAAGAGTTGGTCAAGAAGCTCAGAGCCAATAAAATCGATGTCTATTTGATATCTGGAGGTTTTCGACAGATGATCAAT CCTGTAGCATCGGTTCTTGGCATCCCTCGAGAGAATATATTCGCCAACAATCTTCTATTTGGAAATTCTGGTGAGTTTGTGGGGTTTGATGAGAAGGAACCTACTTCAAGAAGTGGAGGCAAAGCCAAGGCAGTGCAACATATACGAAAG GGTCGTAGCTACAAGACGATGGCCATGATTGGAGACGGAGCTACTGATCTAGAA GCACGTAGACCTGGTGGCGCGGACTTGTTCATATGTTATGCTGGAGTTCAGCTTCGTGAAGCTGTTGCAGCACAAGCAGACTGGCTTATCTTCAATTTTGAACCTCTCATTAACTCCTTGGACTAA
- the LOC106361986 gene encoding glycine-rich RNA-binding protein 6, mitochondrial yields the protein MHYMDLFSKAGNIFRQPRAMQAANAMLQGNLSLTPSKLFVGGLSPTTDVDILKEVFGKFGKIVDVVVVSDRETGVSKGFGFVTYDSIDAANKAMQQMNDQELDGRIIGVNPADSGGGGGGFARRGGYGGGRGGFGRGGFGRGGFGRGGYNFVR from the exons ATGCATTACATGGATTTGTTTAGTAAAGCTGGAAACATATTTAGGCAGCCTAGAGCTATGCAGGCCGCCAACGCTATGTTACAGGGCAATCTTTCTTTGACTCCATCCAAACTCTTTGTTGGAG GTCTCTCACCAACTACTGATGTAGATATCTTGAAAGAAGTTTTTGGCAAATTTGGCAAAATCGTTGATG TGGTAGTGGTTTCGGACCGTGAAACTGGTGTATCGAAGGGGTTTGGTTTCGTAACATATGACTCGATTGATGCTGCTAATAAGGCTATGCAACAGATGAATGATCAG GAACTTGATGGGAGAATCATTGGAGTGAACCCGGCTGATTCAGGAGGCGGTGGAGGTGGCTTTGCAAGAAGGGGAGGATATGGTGGTGGCCGTGGTGGATTTGGTCGAGGTGGGTTTGGTCGTGGTGGATTTGGACGTGGTGGCTATAACTTTGTTCGTTAA
- the LOC106361987 gene encoding protein LONGIFOLIA 2: MAAKLLHTLADENSDLQKKIGCMNGIFQLFDRHNHVRKSLALGNAHVSSITFERDSAFQFQDTNIINATSEKLTESSRVSFSSSCSSSSLLSSELNREETQPEISPYDRVIFPESPTSDPVMSRGKGFAAHMGLDLRDVVRDSMYREVRALSEVCRHKRREEDSPRPYGLKHSTPVDFNESCKALAKLRTTSQRCYNEVDMKDASHNKLKSGKKVKESPKLSLDSRDHVDLKAGDSRLSRSSSMNKRPPSVVAKLMGLETLPGSPLGSPRSLGKGIASSSSSSSSPRWRSSEFVMKPLSSLRFPTEPAPWKQTDRRSLIKKKQACKPVLQSMERRLKGVESNHPKKDLRALNEILEAMQTKSVFGSRKQPQCSNSRGLQNQVMPPSTMRGPIVIIKPARLVERSGIPSSSLIPIHSLSGLNREEEESVHVKRNSSSKKAAKELSISSGDSKSSSRNVRSSQVYKESTSPRLRHQVKKHENEKCSRPPTTLSDSSISRRQTNRQAEGSTTNTPGGRRRPRAQRSLQQNNDQQCSTETEATMIIKQATEAGDGKSPTVVETAKTVVSNLMQNKSSPKLSEDGLSEHPSPVSVLNASIYRDIKPSPMKIQATEGTKTDHVTGGNGLIDLGDEHCEDEEQWNPAYSFSEATTTTIFSPEINRKKLQNVEHLVQKLKRLNSSHDETSQDYIASLCENNDPNTDNRYISEILLASGLLLRDLSSESTTFQLHPSGHPINPELFLVLEQTKGRSRSSSSNEKLNRKLVFDGVNETLVEKLPFKDPWMKRKVLSAQQLLKEVCSEIETVKKQAEKRSGNLLLLEDQEEDFLKCILDEDIATPSEKWTDFDDVVPGLVLHLERLLFKDLVNEIVHGEIGRLQLVTDS, translated from the exons ATGGCTGCAAAGCTTCTACATACGTTGGCAGATGAAAACTCTGATCTGCAGAAGAAGATTGGATGTATGAATGGGATTTTCCAACTCTTTGATCGCCACAACCATGTTCGTAAAAGTCTTGCTTTAG gtAATGCACATGTCAGTAGTATCACCTTTGAAAGAGACTCTGCGTTTCAGTTTCAGGACACCAACATCATTAATGCTACGAGCGAGAAACTAACAGAATCATCAAGGGTTTCTTTCTCATCCTCGTGTTCATCATCTTCACTGTTGTCATCTGAGCTCAACAGAGAAGAAACTCAACCTGAAATATCACCCTATGACCGTGTCATTTTTCCAGAGTCTCCCACGAGTGATCCAGTGATGAGCCGAGGAAAAGGGTTTGCCGCACATATGGGACTTGATCTTAGAGATGTTGTTAGAGACTCTATGTATAGAGAAGTCAGAGCGCTTTCTGAAGTTTGTAGAcacaagagaagagaggaggatTCTCCAAGACCTTATGGTTTGAAGCACTCCACGCCTGTCGATTTCAACGAATCATGCAAGGCTCTAGCCAAACTTAGGACAACATCTCAGCGTTGTTACAACGAGGTTGACATGAAAGATGCATCTCACAACAAGTTGAAATCTGGGAAGAAGGTGAAAGAGTCTCCTAAGCTTTCTTTGGACAGTAGAGACCACGTTGATCTCAAAGCTGGTGATAGTAGGCTTAGTAGAAGCTCTAGCATGAACAAACGGCCTCCTAGTGTTGTTGCAAAGCTAATGGGTTTGGAAACGTTACCCGGTTCTCCATTGGGCTCACCAAGAAGCTTGGGGAAGGgcatagcttcttcttcttcttcttcttcttctccaagatGGAGAAGCTCCGAGTTTGTTATGAAACCCTTGTCTAGTTTGAGGTTCCCCACTGAGCCAGCtccatggaagcaaactgatagAAGAAGCCTTATTAAGAAAAAGCAAGCTTGCAAGCCTGTGTTGCAGTCAATGGAGAGAAGGTTGAAAGGTGTTGAGTCTAATCATCCCAAAAAGGATCTCAGAGCTCTTAATGAGATATTAGAGGCAATGCAGACAAAAAGTGTGTTTGGTTCTAGAAAGCAGCCGCAATGCTCAAACTCAAGAGGTCTACAGAATCAGGTGATGCCGCCATCCACTATGAGAGGACCTATTGTGATTATAAAACCTGCTAGACTTGTTGAGAGATCTGGTATTCCTTCATCGTCTCTCATTCCCATTCACAGTCTATCTGGTCTtaatagagaagaagaagaatctgtGCATGTTAAAAGAAACTCATCTAGTAAGAAGGCGGCAAAAGAACTTAGTATCAGTTCTGGTGATAGCAAATCTAGTAGCAGAAACGTGCGGTCTTCTCAGGTTTACAAAGAAAGCACAAGTCCAAGACTGCGTCATCAGGTGAAGAAGCATGAGAATGAAAAGTGTTCTCGGCCACCAACCACTCTATCTGATTCAAGCATATCAAGAAGACAAACAAACCGACAAGCGGAAGGATCTACTACTAATACTCCTGGTGGTAGGCGTAGACCCAGGGCTCAGAGGAGCTTGCAGCAAAATAATGACCAACAATGTAGCACTGAAACAGAAGCCACCATGATAATAAAACAAGCTACTGAAGCAGGTGATGGAAAGAGTCCAACTGTAGTAGAGACAGCCAAAACCGTAGTCTCTAACTTAATGCAGAAT AAGTCCAGTCCAAAGTTAAGTGAAGATGGACTATCGGAACATCCAAGTCCAGTTTCTGTTCTCAACGCCTCAATCTACAGAGATATCAAACCATCTCCTATGAAAATACAAGCTACTGAAGGCACTAAGACTGATCATGTGACAGGTGGTAATGGTCTTATTGACCTGGGTGATGAACATTGCGAAGATGAAGAGCAGTGGAATCCAGCTTACAGCTTTTCAgaggcaacaacaacaaccatcttttCGCCAGAGATAAACCGAAAGAAGCTTCAGAACGTTGAGCATTTGGTTCAAAAGCTGAAAAGACTAAACTCTAGCCACGACGAAACCAGCCAAGACTACATTGCATCGCTATGCGAGAACAATGATCCCAACACCGACAACAGATACATATCCGAGATTCTGCTAGCCTCGGGTCTTCTCCTCAGAGACTTAAGCTCAGAGTCAACGACGTTTCAGCTGCACCCTTCAGGCCACCCTATCAACCCTGAGCTATTCCTCGTTCTTGAACAAACCAAAGGAAGAAGCCGCAGCAGTAGCAGTAATGAGAAGCTCAACCGCAAACTTGTGTTCGATGGAGTTAACGAAACGCTCGTGGAGAAGTTACCTTTTAAAGATCCATGGATGAAGAGGAAGGTGTTGAGCGCGCAACAGCTATTGAAAGAAGTATGTTCAGAGATAGAAACAGTGAAAAAGCAAGCCGAGAAAAGATCAGGTAACTTGTTGTTGTTGGAGGATCAAGAAGAAGACTTCTTGAAATGTATATTGGATGAAGATATAGCTACTCCATCTGAGAAATGGACAGACTTTGATGATGTAGTACCTGGTTTAGTGCTTCACTTAGAGAGGCTTCTCTTCAAGGATTTGGTGAATGAGATCGTGCATGGTGAGATTGGTCGGCTGCAACTAGTTACTGATTCATAA